Genomic segment of Arachis hypogaea cultivar Tifrunner chromosome 16, arahy.Tifrunner.gnm2.J5K5, whole genome shotgun sequence:
TCAGTTCAGGTAAAGACTTTTTTTTCCCCTTCCTGATTAATATGATCGCCCCTAGAATCCTTGCTGGTGAAATTAACACAAAGGGAGCCAAAGTGCATCCTTATCTATATAATTAACCAAACATTAGATGTTATCTTATGAATGAATACATAAGAGTAAATAACGTGTCGGGGAAGTAAAGAATTACCCAGCTCGATCATCTTGAACAGTTCATTTCATGTCATCCCTGGCATGGTATCATCTGTCATCATCAGATTAACCTTCCCACTCTGCCACCATAACCAATCAAACTATGCAAAGGATCCAACCTATAATTCCAACTGACTAGCATTTCAAAAGAGAATGAGTTAAAAAATCTAAACGCAGAACTTTAAGCCAGGGGAGCTCTTATCACAGTCTAAGCCAAATACTCAACCGCTCTAATTCCATTCTCCACTTCCATCACTGATAAATATCAAAATGAATTCACTTTACAATATCGTATTCAGCCTCAAATAAATAGCTAGGTTTATCTCACAAGCCAACAAATTTTTGTTTTAACCAAGTTTGAAAGTATCTTACTCATGATCATCAATTATATTTACTATAACCAGattgtataattaaaaaaaaaaatgttacaaaatcaactAAACCACAAGCAGAGTAGTTGAGTGACAATATTCAGAGATACTAGAGAACAACAACCAGTAACCCTCCAAAACTCTACCTGATTTGTTGATAATAATTGGTACTACCAGTAGTCTCCACATGAACAGGAGCCATCACGAAAGTGGTGGAAGCGATTAGTGTCTCTCACTATGATTTCCCTGTTCACCAATGATGACACATATTTTATTGCTGAGTGGCAATCACCACAAACCCTGATATTCTTCATGATACGTATGGTGGATCCAGGAGAAGTATTTAGAAGTGCAAATGCGAGAGCCAACTTCTCACTGTGATATTGTATACTTACTTCCTTCTCTTGTTGATCTACACAAAGAAGCACATGACTAGTGTCTGGAACATAGCCAATTGCCTTAATTTCATGATTTAGCTTCTCCCACATTTTAAGGACCTTCTCATTTTGTGGATTTGCAAAGTCATTTGCAACAAATACATGGACAGAATTCTGAATCTCAACCCAACTACATGCAGGCTCCTTCTTCAAGCCACTGTCTTTCATTATctttctaacttttgcaacatccTTCCACCTACCCGCAGAGGCATACATATTGGCAAGCAATATATGTGTCCCTGAATAAGAAGGTTCAATCTCAAATATTTGTTCAGCAGCATAAACACCTATCTCCATGTTCTTATACATCCTAGAAGCACCAAGCAAAGCTCCCCATATAGCTGCAGTGGGTTCGATTGGCATTTCTTCAATGAAACTTTTAGCTTGATAAAGAAGGCCAGCTCGACCAAAAAGATCAACAATCGTCACATAATGTGAGATTTTCGGTTCAATATTGTACTTTTTCATTAATCCAAAATAATTTTTACCCTCATCCAAAAGCCCAGCACGGCTACAAGCAGTAAGAACACTTAGGAATGTGATGTCATTGGGTTCAATCCCAATCCTCAACATTTCTTCGAACTGTTGCACAGCTTCTTTTCCAAACCCGTGCTGGGCATACCCTATAAGCATCGAATTGAAAGAAACCACATCAATCTTGAGCAATCGATTGAAAACCTTTCTTGCATCCTGAATGCTACCTGACTTTGCATACATGTGAAGAAGAGTGTTGCCCACGTAACCAGTTAATTTTTTGCCCCATTTTATTGTAAGTGCATGAAGCCATTTACCTTGCTCCAAAGATCCTATACTCGAAGAAGCACATATAAGGGATGAATAAGTAAATTCTGTTGGTTTATAACCTTCCCTCTGCATCCTAATAAACAGAGCCAACGCATCCTCTAATTCACCCTTCCTAGCATATCCAGTTATCAAAGCATTCCATGAAACCTCATTCTTATTTTCCAGCTTGTCAAATGCCAATCGTGCTTCGCTCAAGTATCCACACCTAGCATACATGTCTACAATCGAACTGCCCACAAAAACATTTGAGTGGAATCCATACTTCAGACAACATGCATGAATTTGCTGCCCATCCTTATAGCTGGATATAAATCCACAAGATTTCACCAAGCTGGATAACGTGAATTCATTCGGTCTGGACCCAAATCGTAGCATCTGAGGAAACAAAGCAAGTGCATGTTGGGCGCATTCATTCTGGGAATACCCAGTAATCATGGACGTCCAAGTAACCATGTCTTTGGACGGCATTTCGTCGAACACTCGGCGAGCCTCTTCCAAACTGCCACACCTTGCATACATGAAAAGAATAGAATTTCGAATAACAAGGTCATCCCTGAGCTTAGAATTAAGGATGTGTGAATGCACCAATCTTCCTTCTCTAAGCTTCCCGAACTGGGTGCATCTCTTTAGCATTGCATTGTACATGGATCGGTTCGGCTCAAGCGAGCCGCTGCCAATAAGATCCAGAACATGGAGACCAGTTTTGGAATTCCGACTTGGAAGAAGAAGGTCCCTGTCATCAATGACACACAAATCGTCCAATCTGTCACAATGTGAATCGGAAAAAGTAGTTGCTGCTGATGAAGATTGCCAAAGGGTTCGAATGGTATTCAAACGCCATTCTATGAGTTTAACTGCAATCACGGAGCAAAGTGGAAGACCCAATAAGCTTAGAGTACTGTATTGATTAATTATCCATAACCAACATAACAGTTATTCTGTTGTTATGGCGACATTGGgctgaaaagaaagagaaagagaaaaagaatgcATACAAAAAAGAGGAGTTAAATTGTTGAGCTTACAGGGGCATATGAGCAGTGATTTGAAGTGACTAATTGAAGAGGAAAGCATAAAAGGATTGTTACATTGGATCATCACCTCGTACTGTTGTTTGGGTTCCACAAAAAATGAATTGAATTCAAACCCTACTGTTGTTTGGGACTCAAATTAGCAGAGATGAGTTTGAGAAAAAGTGCGTCGGAGACGGATTCGCTGTGCGCCTACCAATTCCTTCGCAGCAACACCGTTGAGTAGGTGGTCAGAACCTCCCTCATTCGTGGCATCAAGCTGCTGCTCGCTCAGCCTGGGGAACACTCTTCTTCACATCTATGCAAAGTCTGGCAGCATTCAAGATGCAAGAAAGGTTTTCAATCGATTGCTCAAGATTGATGTGGTTTCTTTCAATTCGATGCTTATAGGGTATGCCCAGCATGGGTTTGGAAAAGAAACTGTGCAACAGTTCGAAGAAATGTTGAGGATTGGGATTGAACCCAATGACATCACATTCTTGAGTGTTCTTACTGCTTGTAGCCGTGCTGGGCTTTTGGATGAGGGTAAAAATTATTTTGGATTAATGAAAAAGTACAATATTGAACCGAAAATCTCACATTATGTGACAATTGTTGATCTTTTTGGTCGAGCTGACCTTTATCAAGCTAAAAGTTTCATTGAAGAAATGCCAATCAAACCCACTGCAGCTATATGGGGGAGCTTTGCTTAGTGCTTCTAGGATGTATAAGAACATGGAGATAGGTGCCTATGCTGCTGAACAAATATTTGAGCTTGAACCTTCTTATTCAGGGACACGTATATTGCTTGCCAATATATATGCCTCAGCAGGTAGGTGGAAggatgttgcaaaagttagaaagATAATGAAAGACAGTGGGTTGAAGAAGGAGCCTACATGTAGTTAGGTTGAGATTCAGAATTTTGTCCATGTATTTGTTGCAAATGACTTTACAGATCCAAAGAATGAGAAGATCTCTATTTATTTGAGGCTGAATACGAGATTGTAAAGCgaattaattttgatatttatCAGTGATGGTAGTGGCGAATGGAATTAGAGCGGTTAAGTATTTAGCTTAGACTGTGATAAGAGCTCCCATGGCTTAAAGTTCTGCATTTAGATTCTTTAACTCATTCTCTTTTGAAATGCTAGTCAGTTAGAATTGTAGGTTGGATCCTTTGCATAGTTTGATTGGTTATGGTGGCAGAGTGGAAAGGTTAATCTGATGATGACAGATGATATCATGCCAGGGATGACATGAAATGAACTGCTCAAGATGATCGAGCTGGGTAATTCTTTACTTCCCCGACACTTGTTATTTACTCTTATGTACTCATTCATAAGATAACATCTAATGTTTGGTTAATTATATAGATAAGGATGCACTTTGGCTCCCTTAGagtaaaaaatttcactaatccTCAAGTCAGTACAATTCGGAGGTTTGGTTTTcgctttactttttatttttattatcaatattttctgtttcagaattttatattaaaaaaaaaaagaaaatataagaggtgaaaagagaaaacaaaattttattgtttttactatttttttttcttctttcacaaaattttaaaaataaaaaacactaaaaatgaaaacagaaaataaaaatgcatcTTACATTGTTTAGGCCCacaaataacaattttttttagaaaaatatttggtGTATTCGTTTTATTCTACATATCTAGCCAATGGTGGGATAAaactttgttattgttgttgttttattCTGTATATTGAGTAAATAGATTCTCATTTATTATTAGATGAGGTGTAAAATTCATATGGAATGAGTTTTATATTTGGTGAATTCTATGGTGCCTATAACTTGGCGCCTAACTTACTTTTTATggcaaattttaaatatttaattattatttatttttatacttttaaaatgaaatattgatttttaatcatttttgatAAATTAGGCAAACACTTTTAAGCACCATAGCAACtacctttatattttatttaatagacAGGATCATAGAAAATGTGTGTTGATTTGAGTCCATTGTACAAGTAACATATCTCATACGTTTGCCTTATGCAAGGGCAACGTCATCAATTGTTTGCCTAGTTTAACAGTGGCAACAGAATTTATGTTATGACAGTTGAACCACTGCACTCATCCATACACTAGGGGTGTAATGGACCGGGTGAAACCGGATTTGTTCCAACCCAGACTCGGCCCTAAATATATCTTGGACGTATTTTTTAGACCCTAATACGGCCCTAGACCTGATAAAACCTAAACACTTTCGagtcacaattataccgggtaaaaaccagGCCACGAATCAGAACCAAATAAGGAGAACAAAGCAACAACATATTTAACTAAAATCAGAACAAATCAGAACCAAACAAGGagaacaaatcaacaataatcagAACATGTTTTAATTAAAATCAGAATAAATTAGAACCAAACAAGGAGAACAAAACAACAATAACTAgaacatattttaattaaattcagaAAAATCAGACCCAAACATGAAGAACAAATCAACATTATACGTAACTAAAATCAAAACAGATCACAACCAAACAAAGAGaaccaatcaa
This window contains:
- the LOC112758324 gene encoding pentatricopeptide repeat-containing protein At3g24000, mitochondrial isoform X1; its protein translation is MIQCNNPFMLSSSISHFKSLLICPFKLIEWRLNTIRTLWQSSSAATTFSDSHCDRLDDLCVIDDRDLLLPSRNSKTGLHVLDLIGSGSLEPNRSMYNAMLKRCTQFGKLREGRLVHSHILNSKLRDDLVIRNSILFMYARCGSLEEARRVFDEMPSKDMVTWTSMITGYSQNECAQHALALFPQMLRFGSRPNEFTLSSLVKSCGFISSYKDGQQIHACCLKYGFHSNVFVGSSIVDMYARCGYLSEARLAFDKLENKNEVSWNALITGYARKGELEDALALFIRMQREGYKPTEFTYSSLICASSSIGSLEQGKWLHALTIKWGKKLTGYVGNTLLHMYAKSGSIQDARKVFNRLLKIDVVSFNSMLIGYAQHGFGKEAVQQFEEMLRIGIEPNDITFLSVLTACSRAGLLDEGKNYFGLMKKYNIEPKISHYVTIVDLFGRAGLLYQAKSFIEEMPIEPTAAIWGALLGASRMYKNMEIGVYAAEQIFEIEPSYSGTHILLANMYASAGRWKDVAKVRKIMKDSGLKKEPACSWVEIQNSVHVFVANDFANPQNEKVLKMWEKLNHEIKAIGYVPDTSHVLLCVDQQEKEVSIQYHSEKLALAFALLNTSPGSTIRIMKNIRVCGDCHSAIKYVSSLVNREIIVRDTNRFHHFRDGSCSCGDYW
- the LOC112758324 gene encoding pentatricopeptide repeat-containing protein At3g24000, mitochondrial isoform X2; its protein translation is MRKVRSPCAAAPLLLGTGSVKLIEWRLNTIRTLWQSSSAATTFSDSHCDRLDDLCVIDDRDLLLPSRNSKTGLHVLDLIGSGSLEPNRSMYNAMLKRCTQFGKLREGRLVHSHILNSKLRDDLVIRNSILFMYARCGSLEEARRVFDEMPSKDMVTWTSMITGYSQNECAQHALALFPQMLRFGSRPNEFTLSSLVKSCGFISSYKDGQQIHACCLKYGFHSNVFVGSSIVDMYARCGYLSEARLAFDKLENKNEVSWNALITGYARKGELEDALALFIRMQREGYKPTEFTYSSLICASSSIGSLEQGKWLHALTIKWGKKLTGYVGNTLLHMYAKSGSIQDARKVFNRLLKIDVVSFNSMLIGYAQHGFGKEAVQQFEEMLRIGIEPNDITFLSVLTACSRAGLLDEGKNYFGLMKKYNIEPKISHYVTIVDLFGRAGLLYQAKSFIEEMPIEPTAAIWGALLGASRMYKNMEIGVYAAEQIFEIEPSYSGTHILLANMYASAGRWKDVAKVRKIMKDSGLKKEPACSWVEIQNSVHVFVANDFANPQNEKVLKMWEKLNHEIKAIGYVPDTSHVLLCVDQQEKEVSIQYHSEKLALAFALLNTSPGSTIRIMKNIRVCGDCHSAIKYVSSLVNREIIVRDTNRFHHFRDGSCSCGDYW